Proteins from a genomic interval of Methanoplanus endosymbiosus:
- a CDS encoding DUF373 family protein, producing MPDERTLILCVDRDDDIGYKADVNEPAVGREKCLDAANRLALADPEDSDVNAIFQAIKTYDELSARGEDVFVAVVGGNHTNMIDGDRRISQDLGKIVWDNEITECIIVTDGAEDEFVLPIIQASVDVKSVQRVIVKQMPNLEGTYYIIRKLLDDPKIARTFLVPVGLAMLLYAVANLLGSPEIAIVIVVGVIGVYLLFKGLGIDEYFGYAVNSLHKSFVGGRVTFVAYISAILIGSIGIIIGLTSLLEWYTPDRGILFYLLSFVYGSIAYFTIAALTASIGKIIDVYLNEKNALGRVIAVPFFIGAVGIIAYGASVYALSVGSSMDFPVLGVDGVRLIVYTTVIGLICAAFGVYLQKYVSGWLKRSVEKDEL from the coding sequence ATGCCTGACGAGCGGACACTTATATTGTGTGTCGATCGTGATGATGACATCGGCTATAAGGCGGATGTTAATGAGCCTGCAGTGGGAAGGGAGAAATGTCTTGATGCAGCTAACCGCCTCGCACTTGCTGATCCTGAAGATTCAGATGTAAATGCGATTTTTCAGGCGATAAAAACCTATGATGAACTGTCTGCCAGAGGCGAAGATGTATTTGTGGCAGTGGTTGGTGGAAATCATACCAATATGATAGACGGGGACAGGAGGATCTCCCAAGATCTCGGAAAAATAGTCTGGGATAATGAAATAACCGAATGTATAATTGTTACGGACGGTGCAGAAGATGAATTTGTCCTGCCAATAATTCAGGCTTCAGTAGATGTCAAAAGTGTTCAGAGGGTGATTGTAAAACAGATGCCCAATCTTGAAGGGACGTATTACATAATCAGGAAGCTTCTGGATGACCCTAAGATTGCAAGGACATTTCTTGTGCCTGTGGGTCTGGCAATGCTTCTCTATGCGGTTGCAAACCTTCTTGGAAGTCCTGAGATTGCAATAGTGATAGTTGTTGGTGTGATTGGTGTATATCTCCTCTTTAAGGGTCTTGGAATTGATGAATACTTCGGTTATGCGGTAAATTCCCTTCACAAATCCTTTGTAGGCGGAAGAGTGACATTTGTTGCATATATATCGGCAATTCTTATCGGTTCAATAGGGATCATTATAGGACTTACAAGCCTTCTTGAATGGTACACTCCTGATCGGGGAATATTATTCTATCTGCTGTCATTTGTTTATGGTTCTATTGCTTATTTCACAATAGCAGCACTGACAGCTTCCATAGGCAAGATAATTGATGTCTATCTCAATGAGAAAAATGCTCTGGGGAGAGTTATCGCAGTTCCCTTCTTCATTGGCGCTGTGGGAATAATTGCATATGGCGCAAGTGTCTATGCCCTTTCTGTCGGCAGCAGTATGGACTTTCCGGTCCTTGGCGTTGATGGAGTAAGGCTGATAGTTTATACGACTGTTATAGGTCTCATATGTGCAGCATTCGGGGTGTATCTTCAGAAGTATGTATCCGGATGGCTTAAGCGTTCAGTTGAGAAGGATGAACTCTGA
- the albA gene encoding DNA-binding protein Alba, with translation MTDNTVFVGNKPVMNYVLAVVTQFNQGADHVAVKARGKAISRAVDTAEIATNRFLEGVQKSGIITGTELMDTESGQTNVSSIEITLSKIP, from the coding sequence ATGACTGATAATACAGTGTTCGTCGGTAACAAGCCTGTAATGAATTATGTTCTTGCAGTAGTTACCCAGTTTAATCAGGGAGCAGATCATGTGGCTGTAAAGGCCAGGGGTAAGGCAATATCACGCGCAGTTGATACAGCCGAAATTGCAACAAACCGGTTTTTGGAAGGTGTTCAGAAATCCGGGATCATAACAGGTACAGAACTGATGGATACAGAAAGTGGTCAGACCAATGTTTCAAGCATTGAAATTACCCTTTCCAAAATTCCATAA